A window of the candidate division KSB1 bacterium genome harbors these coding sequences:
- the serS gene encoding serine--tRNA ligase yields the protein MLDLKFIRENVDLVRQAIANKREDVNLDRLLELDERRRAILAEGEALRAQRNKVSETIASMKKRGENASALIQEMGKVADRIKELDTQLEELEKAIYEVQIRIPNVAHPSVPVGDESANVVIKHWGTVETFDFQPKTHWEIGESLGILDLAGGAKVAGAFFVNFRGLGAKLERALINFMLDLHVQKHGYIEVFPPFVTKRESMFGTGQIPKLEKDMYRIEEDDLFLIPTAEVPVTNLHRDEILDGDRLPIYYTAYTPCFRREAGSYGRDTRGLVRIHQFDKVEMVKFVKPETSYAELESLLANAEEVLQLLNLPYRVKVLATGDLSFAAAKCYDIEVWAAGIGKWLEVSSCSNFEAFQARRANIRFRRAKGAKPEYVHTLNGSGVALPRTVIAILENYQTDEGTVVVPEVLRPYMGVDLLR from the coding sequence ATGCTTGATCTGAAATTCATCCGCGAGAATGTGGACCTGGTGCGACAGGCCATTGCCAACAAGCGGGAAGACGTCAATCTGGACAGGCTGCTGGAGTTGGACGAGCGGCGGCGGGCCATTTTGGCCGAAGGCGAAGCGCTCAGGGCGCAACGCAACAAGGTTTCCGAAACCATCGCCTCAATGAAGAAACGGGGCGAGAACGCCTCCGCCTTGATCCAGGAGATGGGCAAGGTTGCCGACCGCATCAAAGAGCTGGACACGCAGCTGGAGGAGCTGGAGAAGGCCATCTACGAGGTTCAGATCAGGATTCCCAACGTTGCGCACCCCAGCGTGCCGGTAGGGGATGAATCGGCCAACGTGGTCATCAAGCACTGGGGGACTGTGGAGACTTTTGATTTTCAGCCCAAGACCCATTGGGAGATCGGCGAAAGCCTGGGCATACTGGACCTGGCGGGAGGTGCGAAGGTGGCCGGTGCCTTCTTCGTCAACTTCCGCGGACTGGGAGCCAAGTTGGAGCGTGCCCTGATCAACTTCATGCTTGACCTGCATGTGCAGAAACACGGCTACATCGAGGTCTTCCCCCCCTTTGTCACCAAGCGGGAGAGCATGTTCGGCACCGGGCAGATCCCCAAGCTCGAAAAGGACATGTACCGCATTGAGGAGGACGACCTTTTCCTGATCCCAACAGCGGAAGTGCCGGTCACCAACCTGCACCGCGACGAGATTCTGGACGGCGACAGACTGCCCATCTACTACACGGCGTATACGCCCTGTTTTCGGCGCGAGGCCGGTTCCTACGGAAGGGACACGCGTGGCCTGGTGCGCATCCACCAGTTCGACAAGGTGGAGATGGTGAAATTCGTCAAACCGGAAACCTCCTACGCTGAGTTGGAAAGTCTGCTGGCCAATGCCGAGGAGGTGCTGCAACTCCTCAATCTGCCGTACCGGGTAAAAGTCTTGGCCACTGGCGACCTCAGCTTTGCTGCCGCCAAATGCTACGATATCGAGGTCTGGGCAGCCGGCATCGGCAAGTGGCTGGAGGTCTCCTCTTGTAGCAATTTCGAGGCGTTTCAGGCACGGCGCGCGAACATCCGCTTTCGCAGGGCAAAAGGGGCCAAACCGGAGTACGTGCACACTCTGAACGGCTCGGGCGTGGCCTTGCCGCGCACGGTCATCGCCATTCTGGAGAACTATCAGACCGACGAGGGCACCGTGGTGGTGCCAGAGGTGCTCCGTCCTTACATGGGCGTGGACCTTCTGCGCTGA